In Onthophagus taurus isolate NC chromosome 6, IU_Otau_3.0, whole genome shotgun sequence, a genomic segment contains:
- the LOC111424868 gene encoding sodium-driven chloride bicarbonate exchanger isoform X12, whose product MDPQDEAPIDPGAQKSAQTFDEKDFEGHRAHSVFVGVHVPGERRHSHRRHSHKHHHRSSSVHDGTDDERPITPPAQRVQFILGEDADESSHETHPIFSEMEELVGEGEDMEWKETARWIKFEEDVEEGGNRWSKPHVATLSLHSLFELRSLLLNGTLFLDMEATSVDQIADMVLENMVNANTLALDKKDKVREALLRRHRHQHQTKKPVLPIIRSFAEIGRNYSTSKKNSVLFACVNDQDSRRISMVELETVETISPNQKRNGSYVAIPVEESSFGESVGKSPEYGKFLSIPGQGSDKHDGMKKSASSISMSRHHHSTTDLSNGDIPQHNLQFMRKIPHGSEASNILVGEVDFLDKTISAFIRLSKASIMGDLTEVPVPTRFLFLLLGPANTNSGFHEIGRAMATLMSDEVFHEVAYRAKNRDHILAGIDEFLDAVTVLPPGEWDPSIRIEPPAAVPPQDSRKRPTTEKPTDEIDEEEEEQKLREESGLSRTGRLFGGLINDIKRKAPWYWSDIKDAVSMQCIASWIFLYFACLSPIITFGGLLSQATGRNMAAMESLVSGFVCGVGYGFFSGQPLTILGSTGPVLVFETIVFEFCQRVGWDYMSFRFWIGTWIAVILLILVAIDASALVCYITRFTEENFATLIAFIFIYKAVENVAIIGKSFPINPGLTNISYNCSCSLNGTITSLTTVDESTTLDKTSCLQLNGTLLGDGCTEFVPDVFLMSILLFLGTFTISVILKDFKNSLFFPSTVRQYVSDFAVIIAILSMTMLDFKVGINTPKLEVPQEFKPTSPDRTWIIDPFKNPIYTFILALLPALLGTILIFMDQQITTVIINRKENKLKKGGGYHLDLFVLAILIQICTLMGLPWFVAATVLSINHVNSLKVESECAAPGEKPQFLGVREQRVTHIFIFLTIGLSVFLTPMLSHIPMPVLYGVFLYMGVASLKGLQFFDRILIMFMPNKYQPDYMFLRQVPIRRVHIFTLIQLACLVCLWVIKSFSTTSILFPLMLVVMIGIRKSLDFFFARRELKILDDIMPEMTKRHQQDMIEGSEDKPIHLENAGNLKISLANGNVMNIPLSAINISEEVNKTGIWKQVNSCNKTDKKRGASVSRFRKKKHSKKEEKRDERKLEKRLSTMAEEDEEEGITIKRNSVKDKSHWSVGEKKSDKSEETRV is encoded by the exons ATGGATCCACAGGATGAGGCTCCAATTGATCCGGGCGCACAGAAATCCGCACAAACTTTCGACGAGAAAGACTTTGAAG GACATAGAGCTCATTCAGTCTTTGTCGGAGTCCATGTGCCAGGGGAACGGAGGCATTCCCATAGAAGACATTCGCACAAACATCACCACAGAAGCTCTTCTGTTCATGATGGGACTGATGATGAACGACCAA TCACTCCACCGGCTCAAAGAGTCCAATTCATCCTCGGCGAAGACGCCGACGAATCTTCCCACGAGACCCACCCGATTTTCTCAGAAATGGAGGAGTTGGTGGGTGAAGGTGAAGATATGGAATGGAAAGAAACAGCTAGGTGGATTAAATTCGAGGAAGACGTCGAAGAAGGTGGTAATCGATGGTCGAAACCGCACGTCGCCACGCTTTCTTTGCACTCCCTCTTCGAATTGAGGAGTCTCCTCCTCAATGGGACGTTATTTTTGGATATGGAGGCTACTTCGGTGGATCAAATTGCCGATATGGTTTTAGAGAATATGGTGAACGCAAATACTTTAGctttagataaaaaagataaagtcCGGGAAGCTCTTTTGAGAAGACATCGACACCAACATCAAACGAAGAAACCAGTTTTACCAATTATTAGATCTTTTGCTGAAATAGGAAGAAATTATTCTACGTCaaaaa AAAACTCAGTATTATTTGCTTGCGTAAACGACCAGGATAGTAGAAGGATCTCAATGGTGGAGTTGGAAACGGTGGAGACGATATCGCCGAATCAAAAACGAAACGGTTCTTATGTGGCCATTCCAG TGGAAGAATCGTCTTTCGGTGAAAGTGTCGGAAAATCACCGGAATATGGAAAATTCTTGTCCATTCCAGGACAAG gATCGGACAAACACGATGGTATGAAAAAAAGTGCAAGTTCCATATCAATGTCTCGACACCATCACAGTACCACCGATTTAAGTAACGGAGATATCCCACAGCACAACTTACAATTTATGCGAAAAATTCCTCACGGATCTGAAGCTTCTAACATTTTAGTTGGAGAAGTTGATTTTTTGGATAAAACAATATCAGCGTTTATCCGTTTGAGTAAAGCCTCTATAATGGGAGATTTAACCGAGGTTCCGGTACCAACGAGATTCCTGTTCTTATTACTTGGACCTGCCAACACAAATTCAGGTTTTCACGAAATTGGAAGGGCTATGGCGACGTTAATGTCTGATGAGGTTTTTCATGAGGTGGCTTATCGAGCTAAAAATAGGGATCATATTTTAGCCGGGATTGATGAGTTTTTAGATGCCGTGACGGTTTTACCGCCAGGTGAATGGGATCCGTCGATTAGAATTGAACCTCCAGCTGCGGTTCCTCCTCAAGATTCACGAAAACGACCGACAACGGAGAAACCAACCGATGAAATTGACGAGGAAGAGGAAGAACAAAAGTTGCGCGAAGAATCCGGGTTATCTCGAACTGGAAGACTTTTTGGTGGGTTAATAAacgatattaaaagaaaagctCCTTGGTATTGGTCCGATATTAAAGACGCCGTGTCCATGCAATGCATCGCTTCGTggattttcttgtattttgcTTGTTTGTCTCCTATAATCACTTTTGGAGGATTACTTTCTCAAGCCACCGGAAGAAATATGGCAGCTATGGAATCATTGGTTTCTGGATTTGTGTGCGGAGTTGGTTATGGATTTTTTTCGGGACAACCCCTCACGATTTTAGGTTCAACCGGGCCCGTTCTTGTGTTTGAAACaatcgtttttgaattttgtcaACGAGTCGGCTGGGATTATATGTCTTTTCGATTTTGGATTGGAACCTGGATcgctgttattttattaatactcgTTGCCATTGATGCAAGTGCTCTTGTTTGTTACATTACAAGATTTACGGAGGAAAATTTTGCAACTCTCATTGcgttcatttttatttataag GCAGTGGAAAATGTTGCAATTATTGGAAAATCATTTCCAATCAATCCCGGTCTTACTAACATCTCCTATAACTGCTCGTGCtcgttaaatggaacgataacTTCTCTAACGACCGTTGATGAGTCTACCACCTTAGATAAGACGAGTTGTTTG cAATTAAATGGTACGTTACTCGGAGATGGATGTACCGAATTCGTTCCAGATGTCTTCCTTATGTCCATCTTACTCTTTTTGGGGACATTTACAATTtcggttattttaaaagatttcaaaaattccttaTTCTTTCCATCAAcg GTTCGTCAATACGTGAGCGATTTTGCTGTAATCATAGCAATTTTATCGATGACTATGTTGGATTTTAAAGTAGGAATAAATACTCCAAAATTAGAAGTGCCGCAAGAATTCAAACCAACATCTCCGGATAGAACCTGGATTATAGATCCTTTTAAAAATCCGATATACACGTTTATACTAGCATTACTTCCAGCTTTGCTTGGTACCATCCTTATATTCATGGACCAACAAATCACAaccgttattattaatagaaaagAGAATAAATTGAAGAAAGGTGGAGGTTATCACCTCGATTTATTCGTGCTAgcaattttgatacaaatttgCACATTAATGGGGTTGCCCTGGTTCGTAGCGGCTACGGTGTTATCGATAAATCACGTTAATTCTTTGAAAGTGGAGTCTGAGTGTGCAGCTCCTGGGGAGAAACCCCAATTTTTGGGGGTAAGGGAGCAAAGGGTGACccatatttttatctttttaactATCGGATTATCGGTGTTTTTAACACCAATGTTGAGTCATATTCCTATGCCGGTGTTATACGGCGTTTTTCTTTATATGGGAGTCGCTTCTTTGAAaggattacaattttttgataggATTCTTATTATGTTTATGCCGAATAAGTATCAACCTGATTATATGTTCCTGAGACAG GTTCCAATAAGACGTGTAcatatttttactttaattcaATTGGCTTGTTTGGTGTGTTTATGGGTGATTAAATCGTTCAGTACAACTTCAATCCTTTTCCCGTTGATGTTGGTGGTGATGATTGGTATTAGAAAATCGTTGGACTTTTTCTTCGCCCGGAGGGAATTGAAGATTTTGGACGATATCATGCCGGAGATGACTAAGAGACATCAACAGGATATGATCGAAGGATCTGAG GATAAACCGATTCACCTGGAGAATGCGGGCAATTTGAAGATATCGTTGGCGAATGGGAACGTGATGAACATCCCGCTGTCGGCGATAAACATATCTGAAGAGGTTAATAAGACCGGGATCTGGAAGCAAGTCAATAGCTGCAATAAAACCGACAAGAAACGAGGTGCGTCCGTTTCAAG GTTCAGAAAGAAGAAACACTCGAAAAAGGAGGAGAAACGCGACGAGAGGAAGTTGGAGAAACGACTGTCAACGATGGCGGAAGAGGATGAAGAGGAGGGGATTACGATAAAG
- the LOC111424868 gene encoding electroneutral sodium bicarbonate exchanger 1 isoform X7, whose protein sequence is MDPQDEAPIDPGAQKSAQTFDEKDFEGHRAHSVFVGVHVPGERRHSHRRHSHKHHHRSSSVHDGTDDERPKLLGIRRQFSISEEGEIFTPPAQRVQFILGEDADESSHETHPIFSEMEELVGEGEDMEWKETARWIKFEEDVEEGGNRWSKPHVATLSLHSLFELRSLLLNGTLFLDMEATSVDQIADMVLENMVNANTLALDKKDKVREALLRRHRHQHQTKKPVLPIIRSFAEIGRNYSTSKRSDKHDGMKKSASSISMSRHHHSTTDLSNGDIPQHNLQFMRKIPHGSEASNILVGEVDFLDKTISAFIRLSKASIMGDLTEVPVPTRFLFLLLGPANTNSGFHEIGRAMATLMSDEVFHEVAYRAKNRDHILAGIDEFLDAVTVLPPGEWDPSIRIEPPAAVPPQDSRKRPTTEKPTDEIDEEEEEQKLREESGLSRTGRLFGGLINDIKRKAPWYWSDIKDAVSMQCIASWIFLYFACLSPIITFGGLLSQATGRNMAAMESLVSGFVCGVGYGFFSGQPLTILGSTGPVLVFETIVFEFCQRVGWDYMSFRFWIGTWIAVILLILVAIDASALVCYITRFTEENFATLIAFIFIYKAVENVAIIGKSFPINPGLTNISYNCSCSLNGTITSLTTVDESTTLDKTSCLQLNGTLLGDGCTEFVPDVFLMSILLFLGTFTISVILKDFKNSLFFPSTVRQYVSDFAVIIAILSMTMLDFKVGINTPKLEVPQEFKPTSPDRTWIIDPFKNPIYTFILALLPALLGTILIFMDQQITTVIINRKENKLKKGGGYHLDLFVLAILIQICTLMGLPWFVAATVLSINHVNSLKVESECAAPGEKPQFLGVREQRVTHIFIFLTIGLSVFLTPMLSHIPMPVLYGVFLYMGVASLKGLQFFDRILIMFMPNKYQPDYMFLRQVPIRRVHIFTLIQLACLVCLWVIKSFSTTSILFPLMLVVMIGIRKSLDFFFARRELKILDDIMPEMTKRHQQDMIEGSEQDKPIHLENAGNLKISLANGNVMNIPLSAINISEEVNKTGIWKQVNSCNKTDKKRGASVSRFRKKKHSKKEEKRDERKLEKRLSTMAEEDEEEGITIKRNSVKDKSHWSVGEKKSDKSEETRV, encoded by the exons ATGGATCCACAGGATGAGGCTCCAATTGATCCGGGCGCACAGAAATCCGCACAAACTTTCGACGAGAAAGACTTTGAAG GACATAGAGCTCATTCAGTCTTTGTCGGAGTCCATGTGCCAGGGGAACGGAGGCATTCCCATAGAAGACATTCGCACAAACATCACCACAGAAGCTCTTCTGTTCATGATGGGACTGATGATGAACGACCAA AACTTCTTGGTATACGTAGACAATTCAGCATATCAGAAGAAGGGGAAATAT TCACTCCACCGGCTCAAAGAGTCCAATTCATCCTCGGCGAAGACGCCGACGAATCTTCCCACGAGACCCACCCGATTTTCTCAGAAATGGAGGAGTTGGTGGGTGAAGGTGAAGATATGGAATGGAAAGAAACAGCTAGGTGGATTAAATTCGAGGAAGACGTCGAAGAAGGTGGTAATCGATGGTCGAAACCGCACGTCGCCACGCTTTCTTTGCACTCCCTCTTCGAATTGAGGAGTCTCCTCCTCAATGGGACGTTATTTTTGGATATGGAGGCTACTTCGGTGGATCAAATTGCCGATATGGTTTTAGAGAATATGGTGAACGCAAATACTTTAGctttagataaaaaagataaagtcCGGGAAGCTCTTTTGAGAAGACATCGACACCAACATCAAACGAAGAAACCAGTTTTACCAATTATTAGATCTTTTGCTGAAATAGGAAGAAATTATTCTACGTCaaaaa gATCGGACAAACACGATGGTATGAAAAAAAGTGCAAGTTCCATATCAATGTCTCGACACCATCACAGTACCACCGATTTAAGTAACGGAGATATCCCACAGCACAACTTACAATTTATGCGAAAAATTCCTCACGGATCTGAAGCTTCTAACATTTTAGTTGGAGAAGTTGATTTTTTGGATAAAACAATATCAGCGTTTATCCGTTTGAGTAAAGCCTCTATAATGGGAGATTTAACCGAGGTTCCGGTACCAACGAGATTCCTGTTCTTATTACTTGGACCTGCCAACACAAATTCAGGTTTTCACGAAATTGGAAGGGCTATGGCGACGTTAATGTCTGATGAGGTTTTTCATGAGGTGGCTTATCGAGCTAAAAATAGGGATCATATTTTAGCCGGGATTGATGAGTTTTTAGATGCCGTGACGGTTTTACCGCCAGGTGAATGGGATCCGTCGATTAGAATTGAACCTCCAGCTGCGGTTCCTCCTCAAGATTCACGAAAACGACCGACAACGGAGAAACCAACCGATGAAATTGACGAGGAAGAGGAAGAACAAAAGTTGCGCGAAGAATCCGGGTTATCTCGAACTGGAAGACTTTTTGGTGGGTTAATAAacgatattaaaagaaaagctCCTTGGTATTGGTCCGATATTAAAGACGCCGTGTCCATGCAATGCATCGCTTCGTggattttcttgtattttgcTTGTTTGTCTCCTATAATCACTTTTGGAGGATTACTTTCTCAAGCCACCGGAAGAAATATGGCAGCTATGGAATCATTGGTTTCTGGATTTGTGTGCGGAGTTGGTTATGGATTTTTTTCGGGACAACCCCTCACGATTTTAGGTTCAACCGGGCCCGTTCTTGTGTTTGAAACaatcgtttttgaattttgtcaACGAGTCGGCTGGGATTATATGTCTTTTCGATTTTGGATTGGAACCTGGATcgctgttattttattaatactcgTTGCCATTGATGCAAGTGCTCTTGTTTGTTACATTACAAGATTTACGGAGGAAAATTTTGCAACTCTCATTGcgttcatttttatttataag GCAGTGGAAAATGTTGCAATTATTGGAAAATCATTTCCAATCAATCCCGGTCTTACTAACATCTCCTATAACTGCTCGTGCtcgttaaatggaacgataacTTCTCTAACGACCGTTGATGAGTCTACCACCTTAGATAAGACGAGTTGTTTG cAATTAAATGGTACGTTACTCGGAGATGGATGTACCGAATTCGTTCCAGATGTCTTCCTTATGTCCATCTTACTCTTTTTGGGGACATTTACAATTtcggttattttaaaagatttcaaaaattccttaTTCTTTCCATCAAcg GTTCGTCAATACGTGAGCGATTTTGCTGTAATCATAGCAATTTTATCGATGACTATGTTGGATTTTAAAGTAGGAATAAATACTCCAAAATTAGAAGTGCCGCAAGAATTCAAACCAACATCTCCGGATAGAACCTGGATTATAGATCCTTTTAAAAATCCGATATACACGTTTATACTAGCATTACTTCCAGCTTTGCTTGGTACCATCCTTATATTCATGGACCAACAAATCACAaccgttattattaatagaaaagAGAATAAATTGAAGAAAGGTGGAGGTTATCACCTCGATTTATTCGTGCTAgcaattttgatacaaatttgCACATTAATGGGGTTGCCCTGGTTCGTAGCGGCTACGGTGTTATCGATAAATCACGTTAATTCTTTGAAAGTGGAGTCTGAGTGTGCAGCTCCTGGGGAGAAACCCCAATTTTTGGGGGTAAGGGAGCAAAGGGTGACccatatttttatctttttaactATCGGATTATCGGTGTTTTTAACACCAATGTTGAGTCATATTCCTATGCCGGTGTTATACGGCGTTTTTCTTTATATGGGAGTCGCTTCTTTGAAaggattacaattttttgataggATTCTTATTATGTTTATGCCGAATAAGTATCAACCTGATTATATGTTCCTGAGACAG GTTCCAATAAGACGTGTAcatatttttactttaattcaATTGGCTTGTTTGGTGTGTTTATGGGTGATTAAATCGTTCAGTACAACTTCAATCCTTTTCCCGTTGATGTTGGTGGTGATGATTGGTATTAGAAAATCGTTGGACTTTTTCTTCGCCCGGAGGGAATTGAAGATTTTGGACGATATCATGCCGGAGATGACTAAGAGACATCAACAGGATATGATCGAAGGATCTGAG CAGGATAAACCGATTCACCTGGAGAATGCGGGCAATTTGAAGATATCGTTGGCGAATGGGAACGTGATGAACATCCCGCTGTCGGCGATAAACATATCTGAAGAGGTTAATAAGACCGGGATCTGGAAGCAAGTCAATAGCTGCAATAAAACCGACAAGAAACGAGGTGCGTCCGTTTCAAG GTTCAGAAAGAAGAAACACTCGAAAAAGGAGGAGAAACGCGACGAGAGGAAGTTGGAGAAACGACTGTCAACGATGGCGGAAGAGGATGAAGAGGAGGGGATTACGATAAAG
- the LOC111424868 gene encoding sodium-driven chloride bicarbonate exchanger isoform X2 yields the protein MDPQDEAPIDPGAQKSAQTFDEKDFEGHRAHSVFVGVHVPGERRHSHRRHSHKHHHRSSSVHDGTDDERPKLLGIRRQFSISEEGEIFTPPAQRVQFILGEDADESSHETHPIFSEMEELVGEGEDMEWKETARWIKFEEDVEEGGNRWSKPHVATLSLHSLFELRSLLLNGTLFLDMEATSVDQIADMVLENMVNANTLALDKKDKVREALLRRHRHQHQTKKPVLPIIRSFAEIGRNYSTSKKNSVLFACVNDQDSRRISMVELETVETISPNQKRNGSYVAIPVEESSFGESVGKSPEYGKFLSIPGQGSDKHDGMKKSASSISMSRHHHSTTDLSNGDIPQHNLQFMRKIPHGSEASNILVGEVDFLDKTISAFIRLSKASIMGDLTEVPVPTRFLFLLLGPANTNSGFHEIGRAMATLMSDEVFHEVAYRAKNRDHILAGIDEFLDAVTVLPPGEWDPSIRIEPPAAVPPQDSRKRPTTEKPTDEIDEEEEEQKLREESGLSRTGRLFGGLINDIKRKAPWYWSDIKDAVSMQCIASWIFLYFACLSPIITFGGLLSQATGRNMAAMESLVSGFVCGVGYGFFSGQPLTILGSTGPVLVFETIVFEFCQRVGWDYMSFRFWIGTWIAVILLILVAIDASALVCYITRFTEENFATLIAFIFIYKAVENVAIIGKSFPINPGLTNISYNCSCSLNGTITSLTTVDESTTLDKTSCLQLNGTLLGDGCTEFVPDVFLMSILLFLGTFTISVILKDFKNSLFFPSTVRQYVSDFAVIIAILSMTMLDFKVGINTPKLEVPQEFKPTSPDRTWIIDPFKNPIYTFILALLPALLGTILIFMDQQITTVIINRKENKLKKGGGYHLDLFVLAILIQICTLMGLPWFVAATVLSINHVNSLKVESECAAPGEKPQFLGVREQRVTHIFIFLTIGLSVFLTPMLSHIPMPVLYGVFLYMGVASLKGLQFFDRILIMFMPNKYQPDYMFLRQVPIRRVHIFTLIQLACLVCLWVIKSFSTTSILFPLMLVVMIGIRKSLDFFFARRELKILDDIMPEMTKRHQQDMIEGSEDKPIHLENAGNLKISLANGNVMNIPLSAINISEEVNKTGIWKQVNSCNKTDKKRGASVSRFRKKKHSKKEEKRDERKLEKRLSTMAEEDEEEGITIKRNSVKDKSHWSVGEKKSDKSEETRV from the exons ATGGATCCACAGGATGAGGCTCCAATTGATCCGGGCGCACAGAAATCCGCACAAACTTTCGACGAGAAAGACTTTGAAG GACATAGAGCTCATTCAGTCTTTGTCGGAGTCCATGTGCCAGGGGAACGGAGGCATTCCCATAGAAGACATTCGCACAAACATCACCACAGAAGCTCTTCTGTTCATGATGGGACTGATGATGAACGACCAA AACTTCTTGGTATACGTAGACAATTCAGCATATCAGAAGAAGGGGAAATAT TCACTCCACCGGCTCAAAGAGTCCAATTCATCCTCGGCGAAGACGCCGACGAATCTTCCCACGAGACCCACCCGATTTTCTCAGAAATGGAGGAGTTGGTGGGTGAAGGTGAAGATATGGAATGGAAAGAAACAGCTAGGTGGATTAAATTCGAGGAAGACGTCGAAGAAGGTGGTAATCGATGGTCGAAACCGCACGTCGCCACGCTTTCTTTGCACTCCCTCTTCGAATTGAGGAGTCTCCTCCTCAATGGGACGTTATTTTTGGATATGGAGGCTACTTCGGTGGATCAAATTGCCGATATGGTTTTAGAGAATATGGTGAACGCAAATACTTTAGctttagataaaaaagataaagtcCGGGAAGCTCTTTTGAGAAGACATCGACACCAACATCAAACGAAGAAACCAGTTTTACCAATTATTAGATCTTTTGCTGAAATAGGAAGAAATTATTCTACGTCaaaaa AAAACTCAGTATTATTTGCTTGCGTAAACGACCAGGATAGTAGAAGGATCTCAATGGTGGAGTTGGAAACGGTGGAGACGATATCGCCGAATCAAAAACGAAACGGTTCTTATGTGGCCATTCCAG TGGAAGAATCGTCTTTCGGTGAAAGTGTCGGAAAATCACCGGAATATGGAAAATTCTTGTCCATTCCAGGACAAG gATCGGACAAACACGATGGTATGAAAAAAAGTGCAAGTTCCATATCAATGTCTCGACACCATCACAGTACCACCGATTTAAGTAACGGAGATATCCCACAGCACAACTTACAATTTATGCGAAAAATTCCTCACGGATCTGAAGCTTCTAACATTTTAGTTGGAGAAGTTGATTTTTTGGATAAAACAATATCAGCGTTTATCCGTTTGAGTAAAGCCTCTATAATGGGAGATTTAACCGAGGTTCCGGTACCAACGAGATTCCTGTTCTTATTACTTGGACCTGCCAACACAAATTCAGGTTTTCACGAAATTGGAAGGGCTATGGCGACGTTAATGTCTGATGAGGTTTTTCATGAGGTGGCTTATCGAGCTAAAAATAGGGATCATATTTTAGCCGGGATTGATGAGTTTTTAGATGCCGTGACGGTTTTACCGCCAGGTGAATGGGATCCGTCGATTAGAATTGAACCTCCAGCTGCGGTTCCTCCTCAAGATTCACGAAAACGACCGACAACGGAGAAACCAACCGATGAAATTGACGAGGAAGAGGAAGAACAAAAGTTGCGCGAAGAATCCGGGTTATCTCGAACTGGAAGACTTTTTGGTGGGTTAATAAacgatattaaaagaaaagctCCTTGGTATTGGTCCGATATTAAAGACGCCGTGTCCATGCAATGCATCGCTTCGTggattttcttgtattttgcTTGTTTGTCTCCTATAATCACTTTTGGAGGATTACTTTCTCAAGCCACCGGAAGAAATATGGCAGCTATGGAATCATTGGTTTCTGGATTTGTGTGCGGAGTTGGTTATGGATTTTTTTCGGGACAACCCCTCACGATTTTAGGTTCAACCGGGCCCGTTCTTGTGTTTGAAACaatcgtttttgaattttgtcaACGAGTCGGCTGGGATTATATGTCTTTTCGATTTTGGATTGGAACCTGGATcgctgttattttattaatactcgTTGCCATTGATGCAAGTGCTCTTGTTTGTTACATTACAAGATTTACGGAGGAAAATTTTGCAACTCTCATTGcgttcatttttatttataag GCAGTGGAAAATGTTGCAATTATTGGAAAATCATTTCCAATCAATCCCGGTCTTACTAACATCTCCTATAACTGCTCGTGCtcgttaaatggaacgataacTTCTCTAACGACCGTTGATGAGTCTACCACCTTAGATAAGACGAGTTGTTTG cAATTAAATGGTACGTTACTCGGAGATGGATGTACCGAATTCGTTCCAGATGTCTTCCTTATGTCCATCTTACTCTTTTTGGGGACATTTACAATTtcggttattttaaaagatttcaaaaattccttaTTCTTTCCATCAAcg GTTCGTCAATACGTGAGCGATTTTGCTGTAATCATAGCAATTTTATCGATGACTATGTTGGATTTTAAAGTAGGAATAAATACTCCAAAATTAGAAGTGCCGCAAGAATTCAAACCAACATCTCCGGATAGAACCTGGATTATAGATCCTTTTAAAAATCCGATATACACGTTTATACTAGCATTACTTCCAGCTTTGCTTGGTACCATCCTTATATTCATGGACCAACAAATCACAaccgttattattaatagaaaagAGAATAAATTGAAGAAAGGTGGAGGTTATCACCTCGATTTATTCGTGCTAgcaattttgatacaaatttgCACATTAATGGGGTTGCCCTGGTTCGTAGCGGCTACGGTGTTATCGATAAATCACGTTAATTCTTTGAAAGTGGAGTCTGAGTGTGCAGCTCCTGGGGAGAAACCCCAATTTTTGGGGGTAAGGGAGCAAAGGGTGACccatatttttatctttttaactATCGGATTATCGGTGTTTTTAACACCAATGTTGAGTCATATTCCTATGCCGGTGTTATACGGCGTTTTTCTTTATATGGGAGTCGCTTCTTTGAAaggattacaattttttgataggATTCTTATTATGTTTATGCCGAATAAGTATCAACCTGATTATATGTTCCTGAGACAG GTTCCAATAAGACGTGTAcatatttttactttaattcaATTGGCTTGTTTGGTGTGTTTATGGGTGATTAAATCGTTCAGTACAACTTCAATCCTTTTCCCGTTGATGTTGGTGGTGATGATTGGTATTAGAAAATCGTTGGACTTTTTCTTCGCCCGGAGGGAATTGAAGATTTTGGACGATATCATGCCGGAGATGACTAAGAGACATCAACAGGATATGATCGAAGGATCTGAG GATAAACCGATTCACCTGGAGAATGCGGGCAATTTGAAGATATCGTTGGCGAATGGGAACGTGATGAACATCCCGCTGTCGGCGATAAACATATCTGAAGAGGTTAATAAGACCGGGATCTGGAAGCAAGTCAATAGCTGCAATAAAACCGACAAGAAACGAGGTGCGTCCGTTTCAAG GTTCAGAAAGAAGAAACACTCGAAAAAGGAGGAGAAACGCGACGAGAGGAAGTTGGAGAAACGACTGTCAACGATGGCGGAAGAGGATGAAGAGGAGGGGATTACGATAAAG